The genomic window AGCGTCGACACGGTCAAGAAAGAGTTGCTGGGATCAGTGATCGCTTACAACCTAGTGACTCAGCTTCGCAAACAAGCGGCTAAACTGATCAATGTCAAACCTCGTCGCCTTAGCTTCAGCGGCGTGTGGACGACATTTCGTTACGACCTTCTGTACAAAGACTTCAACACGCTGGAAGAGTGGAACCTTGCCTACCAAGGAGCACTGGTGAGCGCATCAGGCCGCAAGCTGCCAAATCGCAAAGAGCCACGGAGCTACCCCCGCCTTGCCCATGCGCGCCGCCAAAAGACAACCAAATTTCAAAAATCGCTTCGGAAATCCAATACCAAAGCCCCAACTCCCCCACCCGATTAACGGAAAAGTAGGTGGCATTGGGTTCACACCCCCGGCAGAGATTATGTCGGCCCTCCGGGCCTAGCCGGAAGACAGCGGCGCAGGGACTGTCCCCGCGCGCTTCTCCTCCGCGATGCCCCCAACGCCTATCCTCTGCCCCACCACGTACCCACCGGGCCTCCGCAAAACCACAAACTACAAAAATATTCCAATCCGCCGAGCCGTTGAGTCGTCTTAGAATAGAGCATCCACTCCTCCAACGAGACCTCTTCCGTGATCATCAACAGGCATCGACGCGTCCTCTTTGCGTTTCACTTCGGCGTTTGCGCTCTGGCGATCCTGGGGTGTGGGGGCGAGAGTTACCAAGCCACTGAAAGTTTTGACGGCGGCAAAGCCATGCCCGGTTCGTCCAGCGGTGTGGAAACGGCAACCGCCGATGCGGTGGCGAGCAGCGAAATCGATGTGAGCGAAATCGATCCGGACGACAGCGAAGCGGGGTCGCAAAGGGCTTCCGCCGCCGCCAACCGCAAGATCATCTACGACACCACGATCGGCTTGGTGGTGGAGGACTATCAGCGCTTCGAAAGCCAGTTGCCGGGGATCGTCGCCAAGCACGGCGGCTTCGTCTCGCACTCGGATACCGATCGAAGCTACAACGATCAGCAACGCGGCACTTGGGTGATCCGCGTTCCGGTCGATTCCTACGCCGCGTTTTTGAGCGGCGTCGATACGCTGGGCTTCGCCGAGTCGCGGCAGGAGAACGCGCAGGATGTGACCGAAGAATACGTCGACGTGCAGGCTCGCATCGCAAACAAAAAATCACTCGAGCAGCGGATCATCCAATTGCTCGAAGATCGCAGCGGCAAGTTGGCCGATG from Roseimaritima ulvae includes these protein-coding regions:
- a CDS encoding DUF4349 domain-containing protein yields the protein MIINRHRRVLFAFHFGVCALAILGCGGESYQATESFDGGKAMPGSSSGVETATADAVASSEIDVSEIDPDDSEAGSQRASAAANRKIIYDTTIGLVVEDYQRFESQLPGIVAKHGGFVSHSDTDRSYNDQQRGTWVIRVPVDSYAAFLSGVDTLGFAESRQENAQDVTEEYVDVQARIANKKSLEQRIIQLLEDRSGKLADVLEIERELARVREEIERMEGRLRVLKDRTSLATVTINCREQRAYQPPAAPTLGSRIRRAWGDSLYSLQLVGENLLVILIAAVPWLLVLGIPLLILWKILQRIYRRYQ